Proteins co-encoded in one Clarias gariepinus isolate MV-2021 ecotype Netherlands chromosome 13, CGAR_prim_01v2, whole genome shotgun sequence genomic window:
- the si:ch73-204p21.2 gene encoding uncharacterized protein si:ch73-204p21.2 → MAPIYIAPQTWDALNLPGLAFLSVVILFILTITLLALCSSCQRQSFSLESSSNPSVERSTSTLVRVVNPMTKEESPAPERHLAVLPEELPDPIKQWRSHTFERNTQPVVNGALYFQ, encoded by the exons ATGGCGCCCATCTACATCGCCCCTCAGACATGGGATGCACTGAACCTCCCAGGACTAGCGTTCCTCTCCGTGGTCATCCTCTTCATCCTTACCATCACACTTCTCGCTCTCTGTTCGAGCTGTCAGAG ACAGTCATTTTCTCTGGAAAGCAGTAGCAATCCCTCAGTAGAGAGGAGCACATCCACACTGGTTCGAGTT GTGAACCCGATGACTAAAGAAGAGAGTCCCGCTCCTGAAAGGC ATCTCGCCGTGTTGCCCGAGGAGCTGCCTGACCCCATCAAACAATGGAGGAGTCACACATTTG AACGCAACACACAGCCAGTGGTGAATGGTGCCTTATACTTCCAGTAG